The sequence below is a genomic window from Clostridium sp. BJN0001.
AGTATATTTCCAAAAAGTGCAGCTGCATTTCCTATTCTGCCACCTTTTTTTAAATAATCAAGCGTCTTAGGTGAAAATAAAAATCTACTATGATTAATTACATAATCTGCTGCTGAAACTACATCTTCAATGCTTTTATTTTCTTTTGCAGCTTTTGCAGCTTCAATTACTGCAAATCCCATCTGCATACAATTTGTTTTTGAATCAATTATGTACATATTAGCATCTTTATATTCTTCTAATACCATATTTTTAACCATATTTGCACTAGAAAAAGTTCCGCTCATTTTTGATGATAAAAATATTCCAACTAATGAGTCTCCATTTTTTACTACACTTTTAAAAACATTAAGCATTTCCTCAGGTATAGGCTGAAAAGACTTTGGAATTTCATTTGATTCTTCCATCTCTTTATAAAAATATCTATTATCAAGTTCAACTTCTCTTCTACTTTTTCCATTCATTGAAACATTAAGAGATACAACTTTTATATCATATTTCTCAATATATTCAGAAGGTATATATGATGTACTATCAGTTACCACTTTTATAGCCATAAATTACTCTCCTTTTAAAATTGTTTAAAAATATTATACACCATAAATTAAAATAATTATACACCAGTAAAAATAAGCCCTTCAAAATCAATTAAGATTTTAAAGGACCTTTATAAATAAAATATGAGAGAGCTATTTTCCAAATGTTTTTCTGTAATCTTCTTTAAATTTTTCGATTCCTATATCAGTTAATGGATGCTTAATCATTTGAAGTATTACATTGTAAGGAATTGTAGCTATGTCTGATCCTGCTTTTGCACATTCAAGTACATGAATTGGATTTCTAACACTTGCAGAAATTATTTCTGCTTTTATACCATGTATTTCAAATATATCAGCAATATCTTCAATTAATTTAATTCCCTTATTTCCTATATCATCAAGTCTTCCTAAGAATGGGCTTACATAACTTGCACCTGCTCTTGCAGCAAGAAGTGCTTGAAGTGCTGAAAATATTAATGTTACATTAGTCTTTATTCCTTCTTTGCTTAAAATATTTACAGCTTTTAATCCTTCTTCACACATAGGAATTTTTACAACCATATTTTTATTAATCTTTGCAATTTCTCTTGCTTCCTCAACCATTTTGTCACTTTCCATTGACATAACTTCGCCGCTTATAGGTCCATCAACTATACTTGTAATTTCCTTTATTACTTCGCTAAAATCTCTTCCTTCTCTTGCAATAAGTGATGGATTTGTAGTAACACCACAGATAACTCCTAAATCATTCGCTTTTCTAATTTCATCAACGTTTGCTGTATCTATAAAAATCTTCATACTCTATCACTCTTTTCTTCTTAATTTATTTTAATATTTCTTTAACATTTTTTACCATTTCTTCACTTGTAAGTTTGTATTTCTTCATAAGTTCACCTGGAGTTCCAGATTCACCAAATTTATCTTTTATTCCTACCATTTTAACTTTGCATGGACTTTCATCACATACAACAGCTGAAACCATTGCTCCAAGGCCACCTATAATTGAATGTTCTTCTGCTGTAACTATTCCTTTTGTTTCTTTTGCTGCCTTAATTATAATTTCTCTATCGATTGGTTTTACTGTTGCCATATCTATAACTCTTGCATTTATTCCTTCTTCTTGTAGCATCTTTGCTGCTTCAACAGCTTTTTCAACCATCATGCCAATTGCAATTATAGAAACGTCATTTCCACTTACGATTTCTGAACCTTTTCCAATTTTAAATTCATAAGAATCATCAAATATATCGCTACAAGCACATCTTCCAAATCTTAAATAAACGGGTCCTTCCATTTTAGAAGCTGCTTTTACTGCTGCTTTTGCCTCTCTATCATCTGCTGGAACTATTACTGTCATATTAGGAAGGGAACACATAAGTGCTATATCTTCAACAGACTGATGTGAACCTCCATCTTCTCCAACTGTAATTCCTGCATGAGTTGCAGCTATTTTAACATTTACTTTTGGATAACATATAGAGTTTCTTATGATTTCAAATGCTCTTCCTGTTGCAAACACAGCGAATGTACTTGCAAAAGGTATAAGACCTACATTTGCCATTCCTGCTGCCATTCCCATTAAATTTTGTTCTGCTATACCTGCATTAAAAAATCTATCTTTAAATTTATTTTTAAATCCATTTGTTTTAGTAGATTTAGATAAATCTGCATCTAATACAACTATATTTTTATTTTCATCTCCAAGCTCAAGTAATGCTTCTCCATACGATTCTCTCGTTGCTTTTCCCATATCATATCCTCCTTATATTATAAAGATAGAATTTCTTTTAAAGCTTTATTTTTTTCTTCTTCATTTGGAGCTGTTCCATGCCATGAAGGATCATTTTCCATAAAGCTTACGCCTTTACCTTTTACTGTTTTTGCTATTATAACAGTAGGCTTATCAGTACATTTTTCAGCTTCTTTAAATGCTTTATCTATACATTCAAAATCATTTCCATCATCACACATTACAACATTCCACAAAAAGCTTTCAAACTTTTTATCAATAGGTTTTACAGTCATAACCTCTTCATTTTTTCCATCTATCTGAAGCCCGTTATTATCTACTATAGCTGTAATATTATTAAGCTTATAGTGTCCTGCTGCCATAATAGCTTCCCATACTAGTCCTTCTTGAATTTCTCCATCTCCAAGTAGAACATAAACATTAGATGGTCTTTTTTGGAATTTAAGACCAAGTGCCATTCCTACTGCATTTGATATTCCCTGTCCAAGTGAACCTGTAGATACATCTACTCCATTTATATGTTTTGAATCAGGATGTCCTTGCAGAAGTCCTCCAATTTTTCTTAAACTATGAAGTTCTTCTTTGTCAAAATATCCTTTTTCAGCTAATACTGAATAAAGTGCTGGAGCCGCATGCCCTTTACTTAAAACAAATCTGTCTCTATTTTCATCTTTAGAATTTTTAGGATCTGCATTCATTTTTTCATAATATAAATAAGTAATAATTTCTGAACATGATAAAGATCCACCCGGATGCCCAGAATTTGCTTCATAAATCATTTCAATAATATCTTTATTTACATCTTTTATAACAGATTCTAATTTGTTCTTATCCATAAGCTAACCACCTTTGACTTTTTATTTTTATTTAGAAAGTGCTCTTTTAAATTTTTCATCCATAAATTTTTTTGTTTCTTTTATTACGTCTTTCCAGTTTTCATTTCCTGTATACCAAAATTCAGCTGTAAATCTTCTTACGCCAAGATTCCATGATTTTTTTATTACATCTTCAAAATTTACGTGTCCTGTGCCAAAAGTAATCTCTCTAAACTTTCCTGGAACAGTTTCTTTTAAATGGACTGCTGCTATATGTCCTCTGCCACATTCAAAATCATCATCTAAAGATGTATTATACTGTAAGACTGCATTAGTTACATTACCACAATCAGGATATACTTGAAGATATGGTGAATTAACTTCGTCTACAAATTCCATAGCTTTTTTTACAGTATTCATGAATTCAGTTTCCATTGTTTCAAAAGCAAGTATTACACCTTTTTTAGCTGCCATTTCTACGGATTTTTTTAAATTTTCTATAAAATATTTCTTAGTAATTTCATTTCCTTTTTCATAATAAACATCATATCCTGCAAGCTGTATTATTCTTATTCCAAGATCATCTGCAAGATTGATTGCTTTTTCCATTATCTCAAGTGATCTTTCTCTTGTTTTTTCATTGGGGCTTCCAAGGGGATACTTTCTATGACCACTTAAACACATACTTCTTATTTTAACTCTGCATTTAAACATAAGATCAACAAGTTTATTTCTATCTTCTTTTGACATGTAGAGTCTTGATAATTTTTCATCTGTTTCATCAACACTTATTTCTATACTGTCAAATCCACATTCTTTAGCGACATTTAATTTTTCTTCCCATGTAAGACAATTAGGCATAGATTTTTCATATAATCCCAAATAATAATCTTTCATATTTTTTGTACCTCTCTCACATTTATTTTTGTCCATAGTAAGCATTTGATCCATGCTTTCTTGTAAAATGCTTTTCTATAAGATCCTGAGGCATTTTCTCTGCCTTATTATCATTTAATAATTCTGTATTAAGTGCCATCATTGCAACTTCTTCTAATACTACTGCATTATGAACAGCTTCTTTTGCATCTTTTCCCCATGCAAAAGGTCCATGATTCTTAACTAAAACAGCTGGTACATATACTGGATTTAAATTTTCAAATCTTTCAACTATTACTTTTCCAGTATTATATTCATACTCATTTTTTATTTCTTCTTCTGTCATATCTCTTGTACATGGTATTTCATTATAGAAATAATCAGCTTGTGTTGTTCCATATGGAGTAATACCTTTTCCTGCTTGTGCAAATATAGTTGCATATCTTGAATGAGTATGTACTATTGCTTTAATATCATGAAAATCATTATATAATTTTAAATGTGTAGGTGTATCTGATGAAGGTCTATACTTTCCCTCAACAACATTTCCTTTTAAATCTACAACTACCATATCTTCAGCTTTCATTATGTCATAATCAACTCCTGATGGTTTAATTACAAATAATCCTTTTTCACGATCTACTTCTGATACATTTCCCCATGTAAAAGTTACAAGATTATATTTAGGTAAAAGCATATTAGCTTCATATACTTTTTCTTTTAGTTCTTCTAGCATTAACAACACTTCCTTTATATTGATATATATTCTCAATTAATTTGATATATTTTTTTATCTATGGATATATAAATTAATATATCCATAGATAATTATTAAGTTTTATTCTTTTGTTACCTTATATACTGCTGCTTTATTATCAGTATGATTTGCTGATAATATAAGATCACAGTCATCTAAGTTTATTACAGCAACATTTGCTGGTCCTACACCTTTTTCAATTACTGTTTCTTTGCATTTTCCGTTAACATACTGTATATAGAAAAGTTCGCAATCTTTTCTTCTTACTCCTCCCACAAATGATGGAATTCCGCATAATGTAGTTCCAACAAGAGTATGTGCAAAGTCTATTTCATAAGGATATTTATAAATTTCAGTATATTTTCCATTAGACATACTATATATTTTCATTGAATTACCATGAAATGGTTCAATAGTCATAAGTTCATCGTTTCCATCACTATCAATATCGCACCATGCAACTTCTCCTACGCTTTTATCAAGTATGCATTTTACCTCCCATTTATCATTTTTATGTGGTATTACTTCAAATACTCCTACATCAGTTCCAAATGTTCCCTGTGGTTTACCATTTACCATATGTCTTGAATAACCATGATTCTTAAATAATCCTTTTTTAAGAGGTGTAATCTCAATTCCATCCATTAAATTTTCAGGAAGTTTTCCATAATATATAGTTCCAGATCTACTCCAGTCTTCTTTATTATCTTTAAGATCTGCAATAGTTGCACCTATAAAGTAAATCTCACCATCAACATCCCATAAATCAAATCTATGAAGATACGGTAGCTTAAGTACAGTTTCAATAACCCATTCACCATCTTCTATATGTCCCCATACAAGACGTGAACTACTTGGACTTTCTTTAAGATAAAAGTCTGCTACTGCTAAAAATTCATTTTTTCTTTTTGGAATAGGTATTATTGACATGCATCCTCCGCCACTTTCCCATACTGTATGACGGCAGTTAAAGTTCTTACCACTGTATGCATAACATGGATATCCTTTTTCTTCCGATGCAATAAGAAGGTTCAGTTCTCCATCTATATCAATTGAACTTGCTGCATATGCACGATACATTTCATCTAAATGTTTCTTTATTATCTTCATTTTATAATACACCTCTTCCTTATTTTAGAAACTTCATCTTTTATTTTTTGTTCACAACTTTTTCAGTAACTTTTTCTTCAATCTCTTTTTCAGATAATACGTTCTTTAATCCGATTACAATTGTTCCATTTTCTTCTGCTCTTTTAAAATTAGATTTTAAAACCTCTGAACAAAATACTACATCAAAACTTGAAGCTTGACTCTTTGCTTCTCCAACACTGCTATGCTGAATCTGTGCATCTATTCCTAATTTCTTAAATACTTTTGTTATTTTCATTTTTATTATCTGGCTTGAACCCATTCCACTTCCACATGCTGCTATAACTTTTAACATAAAAATCATCCTTCTTTCATCTTTTATATTTTTATTTATTCAAATAGTTATGCAGGATTATTTCCCATATCCTCCATATATCCCTCATAATCTTCTGCTATTCTAAAGTAGTTTTGCTTATTTTTTCTATATTGAATTTGTGGAATAATTAATAGTGCTAAAACTACTACTACAAAACCAACATATTGGAAATTTTTCATTAGTATACCAATTACAGGCCATACAGTATCAAAGTCGAAGTTTCCATGCCATCCACCAAACTGTGATAATTTGAAGTAGAATGCTGCAAATGCTCCACCTAAAACTTGAATTAATCCAGAAACAAATGGGATAATCATTGCTGCTTTTAATCCACCTTTTTTATTTGCAAATACTGCGAATGTAGCATTATCAAAGAATACTGGTACGAATCCTGTGATTATTAATACTGGGCTTTTAAATACTATAAGTCCAATAATTGCAATAAACTGTCCTAATGCACCAAATAAGAATCCGATTGTAACTGCGTTAGCATGACCAAATCCGTATGTAGCTGCACAATCAACTGCTGGCATAGATCCAGGTAAAATTTTATTTGAAATACCTTGGAAAGATTCTGTTAATTCTGAAACGAACATCTTAACACCAAGTTGTAATATACTTAAATAAACTGCGAAATTAAGTGATTTTTCAATTATATAGAATACAAAACTTCTGTCTGCTGCAAAACCAGCATCTATATTATGTAATAAGTCTGGTCCTAATATTCCCATTATTATTCCAAAGAAAATTATCATTAATAAACCAGTTGCTACTACGTTATCAGTAAAGATTGATAAAAATCCAGGTAATTTTAAATGTTCTATTGATTTTTCTTTATTACCTATTTTTCCTGCAATTTTATCAGTTAACCAAATTCCAAACATCTGCTGATGTCCTACTGCAAATCCACCACCTTCAGTTAATTCCTGAGTAGGTTCAACTGTAAGATTTGAAGAAACTGCCCAATATGTTCCAAGTAATAAACCAAGCATTATTACTGCTTTTGTATCAATAAGATTAGGGAAACAATAAAGCACTATCCATAAAGCAGTTGATGACTGCTGTACCATTATATGTCCTGTAATAAATAGTGTCCTTATTTTTGTTTGTTTTCTAAAGAGTACTAAAATAATGTTGAATATAAACGCTATAAGAAGAACTATCATCATTAAAGAAAATGATCTTCCAATGCTTTCAACAGCTTGCTGAGCTGCCGTTTGTCCAAAATATGGATCAATTACTGCCGCTGTAAGATTAAAACGATCTTTTAATCCTGCAAGTATAGGACGGAAGTTACCAACAAGTCCACCTGCTGCAACATTAAGAATTAAATATCCTACAGTTGCTTTAATGAATCCTGCCATTGCTTCATAAATAGGACGCTTTAATAACAAGTAACCTATAAATACAATAAAACCAATAAAGAATGCTGGATTAGTTAATATGTTAACCTGAAAGAATTTCCAAATGCTTAGTAAAATTTCCATATTTATTCCCCCTTAAAGTTAGTTTATACTGGTAAAAAGTATTCTTTATAAATTTTTTCTAAATCTTCTTTACATTCTGCTGCAATTAGCTTTTCTACAACATCTTGATTTTCTACTAATTCAACAAGTTTTGATAAATTTTGAAGATGAATGTTATTATCTGTAGATGCTAATACGAAGAATAATCTTGCATCAGTATCAGAATCTTCACCAAAATGTACAGGTTTTTTACTTCTCATAAAACAGACTGCTGTTTCATTTACTCCAACTGCACCTTCTTGAGCATGTGGTATACATATATCTGGCGCAATTACTATATATGGTCCATACTTATTTACATTATTTATTATTGAATCAACGTAAGCTTGCTCTACAGCTCCATCTTTTATTAGCGGCATGCATGCTTCCTGAATTGCATCCTCCCATTTATCAAATCCATCATGAAATGAAAACCTATTTTTCTCAATTAATTTTTTTAACATTTCTCTTCTCCCCTCTTATCTCTTATGTGGGTGAGACTAAAAATTTTAGTCTCACTTTTAAAATTTATATTTTATAGGAATGATGTATAAGGCGTATTTATATCTACTGTAAAGCAATCATCAAATCCTCTTGGATAATGATATTCTCTCTTGTTAGAATCATCTGGGAATATGAATTTTCCTCCTACTTGCCATATAAATGGAGTAAATTTATACTGTAATCTATCTTTTCTCATATCAAACAATTCTAATATTTCTTTTGTATCAGCCTGGAAGTTTGACCAGATATCGTGGTGGAATGGTATTACTACTTTTGTTCTTAATGATTCAGCCATTCTTAAAATATCTACTGATGTCATTTTATCTGTAATTCCTCTTGGATTTTCACCATAAGATCCTAAAGCAACATCAATTTTGTATTCGTTTCCATGCTTTGCATAGTAATTTGAATAATGTGAATCTCCACTATGATATAGATTTCCGCCTGGTGTTTTTATTAAGTAATTTACTGCTTTAATATCCATGTTTACAGGCATTTTTCCTCTTATGTCTCCTGTTGGAGGTTCAGTAATAAGTGCTGTTCTATCAAATGATTCAAGTGCAACAATTTCTATATCTTTAACCTTTACTGTGTCTCCTGGTTTTACTATTATACATCTTTCTTTAGGTACTCCCCAGCCTACCCATTTATCTACACAAGCCTCTGGTCCTATAAATGGCACATCATTTTTGCAATTCTTTAATACTGCAGCTGCAACGTTTACATCAATATGATCGTTATGATCATGTGTTGCTAAAACTGCATCTATATTTTTAATTCCAAATGGATCTAAGACAAATGGTGCAACTCTTAAGTTTGGTTGAAGTTTTTTGTTTCCACACATTCTTGCCATCTGATGCTGTGGTTTTATGTAAGGATTTGCTTTTGTTTTCTTACCACTTCCACACCAAAAATCAATACTTATATTTGTACCACCTTCTGATTTAACCCATATACCTGTGCAGCCAAGCCACCACATTGCGAATGTTCCCTTTTTTACTTCTTCCTGTTCAATTTCTTCATTTAACCATGTTCCCCATTCTGGAAAAGTATTTAGTATCCATGATTCTCTTGTAATTTCATCAACTTGTGACATCTCTAATTCCTCCATTCTCATTACGATTTTATATTTGTTTTTTCATGTTTGTTTGTTTTGTTTTCTCTCTATGTCTATATAATATATTAATAATTCAAAAAAAAGCAATACTTTTTTATATTTTTTATGTTTATTTGAATTTTATATACTTTTATGCTATTATTTATTCATAATATATGAATGTTTGAACGTTCTTTTCGTGAATATATTGCTGAATTACGCAAATTCATTAAATTTAATAAATCATATTTAGTTTCTAATAATTATAAAAAATTATTCATCTATTGCTTAATTATTTTTCAATATATATTTAATTACCAATTATATTATGGTTTAAGAATTATTCTAACTATAATATATGTAGCTTATAATATATGATGGTAACTTGCATTAAATCATATGAATGATCTATAATAAAGGGATCGAAATAAATAATCAGTTGTTATTAGAAAATATTTATCTTTTTAAAATTATGATAAGAAATAATTTATACTGAAAACATTCATAATTAAAATTTTAATTAAAAGGTGGGATGCCTCATGAGAACAAATAACAGTCTGGTTTCCAAAAGAAGAAGTTATATTTTAAAGCACTTAAAATCAGAAAAACAAATTAGTACTTCAGATCTTTCAGAAAGGTTAAATGTTTCTCCGCTTACCTTAAGACGAGATCTTCAAGAGTTAGAAAAAGAAGGACTTGTAATGAGGTATTATGGAGGAGCTAAATTAGTTGAAGATAATCCTTTAGTTAATGAAATTGATGTAAATGATGATTCTTTAACTGCAAATGAAAACAAACAAAAAATATCAAAATATGCGGCAAGTTTTATTGAAGATGGCGATACTATTTTTATTAATTCAAGTTCAACCGCTTTATGCGTACTAGACTATATTGGTGATAAAAGAGTAACTGTTATAACAAATAACGTAAAAGCAATCTACTCTAATGTAGGAGAAAATGTTGATCTTATTTTAACAGGCGGTCAAATTTATAAAAGGAAGCTATCATTAGTCGGAGATTTTGCTGCTACAATATTCTCTTCTGTAATTGCTGACAAATGCTTTATTGGTGTAAGTGGAATTTCTGCAGATTTTGGAATAACAACAAGTGTATTTCAAGAAACACTAATAAATAAGGCAATGATGCACCACTGCAAAGGTCCTGTTTTTGTACTTACTGTAAGTTCTAAAATAGGTAAGAAGAATAAATTTTTAAGTGGAGATATACATGATATTTCTCATATAGTAACAGA
It includes:
- a CDS encoding PTS ascorbate transporter subunit IIC, producing the protein MEILLSIWKFFQVNILTNPAFFIGFIVFIGYLLLKRPIYEAMAGFIKATVGYLILNVAAGGLVGNFRPILAGLKDRFNLTAAVIDPYFGQTAAQQAVESIGRSFSLMMIVLLIAFIFNIILVLFRKQTKIRTLFITGHIMVQQSSTALWIVLYCFPNLIDTKAVIMLGLLLGTYWAVSSNLTVEPTQELTEGGGFAVGHQQMFGIWLTDKIAGKIGNKEKSIEHLKLPGFLSIFTDNVVATGLLMIIFFGIIMGILGPDLLHNIDAGFAADRSFVFYIIEKSLNFAVYLSILQLGVKMFVSELTESFQGISNKILPGSMPAVDCAATYGFGHANAVTIGFLFGALGQFIAIIGLIVFKSPVLIITGFVPVFFDNATFAVFANKKGGLKAAMIIPFVSGLIQVLGGAFAAFYFKLSQFGGWHGNFDFDTVWPVIGILMKNFQYVGFVVVVLALLIIPQIQYRKNKQNYFRIAEDYEGYMEDMGNNPA
- a CDS encoding L-ribulose-5-phosphate 4-epimerase, with amino-acid sequence MLEELKEKVYEANMLLPKYNLVTFTWGNVSEVDREKGLFVIKPSGVDYDIMKAEDMVVVDLKGNVVEGKYRPSSDTPTHLKLYNDFHDIKAIVHTHSRYATIFAQAGKGITPYGTTQADYFYNEIPCTRDMTEEEIKNEYEYNTGKVIVERFENLNPVYVPAVLVKNHGPFAWGKDAKEAVHNAVVLEEVAMMALNTELLNDNKAEKMPQDLIEKHFTRKHGSNAYYGQK
- a CDS encoding L-ribulose-5-phosphate 3-epimerase, producing MKDYYLGLYEKSMPNCLTWEEKLNVAKECGFDSIEISVDETDEKLSRLYMSKEDRNKLVDLMFKCRVKIRSMCLSGHRKYPLGSPNEKTRERSLEIMEKAINLADDLGIRIIQLAGYDVYYEKGNEITKKYFIENLKKSVEMAAKKGVILAFETMETEFMNTVKKAMEFVDEVNSPYLQVYPDCGNVTNAVLQYNTSLDDDFECGRGHIAAVHLKETVPGKFREITFGTGHVNFEDVIKKSWNLGVRRFTAEFWYTGNENWKDVIKETKKFMDEKFKRALSK
- a CDS encoding transketolase, which codes for MDKNKLESVIKDVNKDIIEMIYEANSGHPGGSLSCSEIITYLYYEKMNADPKNSKDENRDRFVLSKGHAAPALYSVLAEKGYFDKEELHSLRKIGGLLQGHPDSKHINGVDVSTGSLGQGISNAVGMALGLKFQKRPSNVYVLLGDGEIQEGLVWEAIMAAGHYKLNNITAIVDNNGLQIDGKNEEVMTVKPIDKKFESFLWNVVMCDDGNDFECIDKAFKEAEKCTDKPTVIIAKTVKGKGVSFMENDPSWHGTAPNEEEKNKALKEILSL
- a CDS encoding PTS sugar transporter subunit IIA, with amino-acid sequence MLKKLIEKNRFSFHDGFDKWEDAIQEACMPLIKDGAVEQAYVDSIINNVNKYGPYIVIAPDICIPHAQEGAVGVNETAVCFMRSKKPVHFGEDSDTDARLFFVLASTDNNIHLQNLSKLVELVENQDVVEKLIAAECKEDLEKIYKEYFLPV
- a CDS encoding DegV family protein — encoded protein: MAIKVVTDSTSYIPSEYIEKYDIKVVSLNVSMNGKSRREVELDNRYFYKEMEESNEIPKSFQPIPEEMLNVFKSVVKNGDSLVGIFLSSKMSGTFSSANMVKNMVLEEYKDANMYIIDSKTNCMQMGFAVIEAAKAAKENKSIEDVVSAADYVINHSRFLFSPKTLDYLKKGGRIGNAAALFGNILQIKPILTVVNGETSVFKKVRTRKKVIDELVKKTLEDIDNGILGDIIVHHINCEEEGYEFAHILEEKLGKKIKIESIGPVIGLHVGPGSIGVAYYTKKR
- the ulaG gene encoding L-ascorbate 6-phosphate lactonase translates to MSQVDEITRESWILNTFPEWGTWLNEEIEQEEVKKGTFAMWWLGCTGIWVKSEGGTNISIDFWCGSGKKTKANPYIKPQHQMARMCGNKKLQPNLRVAPFVLDPFGIKNIDAVLATHDHNDHIDVNVAAAVLKNCKNDVPFIGPEACVDKWVGWGVPKERCIIVKPGDTVKVKDIEIVALESFDRTALITEPPTGDIRGKMPVNMDIKAVNYLIKTPGGNLYHSGDSHYSNYYAKHGNEYKIDVALGSYGENPRGITDKMTSVDILRMAESLRTKVVIPFHHDIWSNFQADTKEILELFDMRKDRLQYKFTPFIWQVGGKFIFPDDSNKREYHYPRGFDDCFTVDINTPYTSFL
- a CDS encoding transketolase family protein, whose translation is MGKATRESYGEALLELGDENKNIVVLDADLSKSTKTNGFKNKFKDRFFNAGIAEQNLMGMAAGMANVGLIPFASTFAVFATGRAFEIIRNSICYPKVNVKIAATHAGITVGEDGGSHQSVEDIALMCSLPNMTVIVPADDREAKAAVKAASKMEGPVYLRFGRCACSDIFDDSYEFKIGKGSEIVSGNDVSIIAIGMMVEKAVEAAKMLQEEGINARVIDMATVKPIDREIIIKAAKETKGIVTAEEHSIIGGLGAMVSAVVCDESPCKVKMVGIKDKFGESGTPGELMKKYKLTSEEMVKNVKEILK
- a CDS encoding PTS sugar transporter subunit IIB → MLKVIAACGSGMGSSQIIKMKITKVFKKLGIDAQIQHSSVGEAKSQASSFDVVFCSEVLKSNFKRAEENGTIVIGLKNVLSEKEIEEKVTEKVVNKK
- a CDS encoding DeoR/GlpR family DNA-binding transcription regulator encodes the protein MRTNNSLVSKRRSYILKHLKSEKQISTSDLSERLNVSPLTLRRDLQELEKEGLVMRYYGGAKLVEDNPLVNEIDVNDDSLTANENKQKISKYAASFIEDGDTIFINSSSTALCVLDYIGDKRVTVITNNVKAIYSNVGENVDLILTGGQIYKRKLSLVGDFAATIFSSVIADKCFIGVSGISADFGITTSVFQETLINKAMMHHCKGPVFVLTVSSKIGKKNKFLSGDIHDISHIVTDNNLSEKSEKCLKDSGIEVIKV
- the fsa gene encoding fructose-6-phosphate aldolase, producing the protein MKIFIDTANVDEIRKANDLGVICGVTTNPSLIAREGRDFSEVIKEITSIVDGPISGEVMSMESDKMVEEAREIAKINKNMVVKIPMCEEGLKAVNILSKEGIKTNVTLIFSALQALLAARAGASYVSPFLGRLDDIGNKGIKLIEDIADIFEIHGIKAEIISASVRNPIHVLECAKAGSDIATIPYNVILQMIKHPLTDIGIEKFKEDYRKTFGK